A window from bacterium encodes these proteins:
- a CDS encoding sugar ABC transporter substrate-binding protein: MSRAFRVLLAVCLLTLCLVSPLGAAPPYVIGVVYWSMAIPGQVAMRHGLEAAAAEINRSRPARPVRLIPFVGGDGETGIRNQIAAMARLVKLRPDAIILQPIDSAALSKPVQEANRANIQVVAYDQYVLKGKLACYLTSNNALAGYLDGEYLAYRFRARTAKNPLRLVIVEYPYVSSTVERVEGLQDALADAGVPYRIVARYEAVEPKGGFQAGRAIAKRHPRGSVDAVFCVNDGGGLSVMRALKEAGRDDILMATIDGDPAAVRTIAQGGPIAIDTAQFCGALGAESLRVTYRLLKGERIPKEILMTVFPITRESLGAYPGWGGVVPPVIRRPWPPHRQVPGNLVRW; the protein is encoded by the coding sequence ATGAGCCGGGCCTTCCGCGTCTTGCTTGCTGTTTGCCTGCTGACGCTCTGTCTCGTGTCGCCCCTCGGCGCTGCACCACCCTACGTGATCGGCGTCGTCTACTGGTCCATGGCCATCCCCGGCCAGGTGGCCATGCGCCACGGGCTTGAAGCTGCGGCAGCCGAGATCAACCGTTCACGCCCCGCGCGTCCGGTGCGGCTGATCCCCTTCGTCGGTGGCGACGGCGAGACGGGCATTCGCAATCAGATCGCCGCCATGGCTCGCCTGGTGAAGTTGCGGCCCGACGCGATCATCCTCCAGCCCATTGACTCGGCGGCCCTCTCGAAGCCGGTCCAAGAGGCCAACCGTGCGAACATCCAGGTGGTGGCCTACGACCAGTACGTCCTGAAGGGCAAGCTTGCCTGTTATCTGACGAGCAACAATGCCCTTGCGGGCTACCTGGATGGTGAGTATCTGGCGTATCGCTTCCGGGCCCGTACCGCGAAGAATCCCTTGCGGCTCGTGATCGTCGAGTACCCTTACGTCTCGTCGACGGTCGAGCGTGTCGAGGGCCTGCAGGACGCCCTGGCCGATGCGGGAGTCCCTTATCGCATCGTGGCGCGATACGAAGCCGTCGAGCCCAAGGGCGGCTTCCAGGCAGGACGCGCGATCGCGAAGCGTCACCCTCGCGGCAGCGTGGATGCGGTGTTCTGCGTCAACGACGGTGGCGGACTCAGCGTCATGCGTGCGCTCAAGGAAGCGGGGCGCGACGACATCCTGATGGCGACCATCGACGGGGATCCTGCCGCGGTCCGTACCATTGCGCAAGGGGGCCCCATCGCCATCGACACGGCCCAGTTTTGCGGGGCGCTCGGCGCGGAGAGTCTCAGGGTCACGTACCGCCTGCTGAAAGGTGAACGCATCCCGAAAGAGATCCTCATGACCGTCTTCCCGATCACCCGAGAGAGTCTCGGGGCCTACCCTGGCTGGGGCGGCGTCGTGCCCCCCGTGATCCGACGCCCCTGGCCCCCTCACCGCCAGGTCCCAGGGAACCTCGTGAGATGGTGA
- a CDS encoding HAMP domain-containing protein gives MVSHARFISLRTRLTASLVLLLAVMLGVLAYVLDRQNVRLVRQQTQAREELFARNVQQSINQVLFAGKYQAQAYLETLAEGAKDICYVRIIERATGRVIASTDPAEVGRRFEDPVTRRALATLDRDGLLLQDVTDEHGRRCNDLALPYVRGYLKQAEGIIRVGISQETEQRQIAQVRFLTLSLILLFLALGTILAITLGYQLTFKLKQLVRATHRFGAGQYDAKVAVPADPRDELELLGLAFNQMAARLRASAENLEGQVRERTEELARLNQDLRASYEKLQELDKLKSTFVSAVSHDLRTPLTSIKGYAEFLEDEVGGPLSPHQMEFVLQIERGAERLENLVDDLLDFARIEAGTFSLRLVKADLASEIRELTESLRPQLQEAHLDIRLQLPADPLLVRMDPERISRVLMNLLNNAIKFTPAGGWIRVQACDEGEAVRCEVTDSGPGIAFDDLPKLFQRFSQLPFGMHKGGTGLGLSISKSIIEAHGGTIGVTSEQGVGSTFWFTLAKEPPNVSQGDGAPGI, from the coding sequence ATGGTGAGCCACGCGCGCTTCATCTCGCTGCGCACCCGCCTGACGGCGAGCCTCGTGCTGCTCCTCGCGGTGATGCTGGGGGTGCTCGCGTACGTCCTCGACCGGCAAAACGTGCGCCTGGTCCGTCAGCAGACCCAGGCGCGCGAAGAGCTTTTCGCCCGTAACGTCCAGCAATCCATCAACCAGGTCCTCTTTGCCGGCAAGTATCAGGCCCAGGCCTACCTGGAAACCCTAGCGGAAGGGGCGAAGGACATCTGCTACGTCCGGATCATCGAGCGCGCGACGGGCCGCGTCATCGCTTCGACGGATCCGGCCGAGGTGGGGCGCCGCTTCGAGGATCCGGTGACGCGCCGGGCGCTAGCGACGCTCGACCGTGACGGTCTCCTGCTGCAGGACGTCACGGATGAGCACGGCAGGCGTTGCAATGACCTCGCGCTGCCGTACGTGCGAGGCTACCTCAAGCAAGCAGAGGGGATCATCCGGGTCGGCATCTCCCAGGAGACCGAGCAGCGCCAGATCGCTCAGGTTCGCTTCCTCACCCTCTCGCTCATCCTCCTCTTCCTCGCGCTGGGGACGATCCTGGCCATCACGCTCGGCTATCAGCTGACCTTCAAGCTCAAGCAGCTCGTCCGCGCCACCCATCGCTTCGGGGCGGGGCAGTACGACGCCAAGGTGGCGGTCCCCGCCGACCCTCGCGACGAGCTGGAGCTGCTGGGCTTGGCGTTCAATCAGATGGCCGCGCGCCTTCGCGCAAGCGCCGAGAACCTGGAGGGGCAGGTGCGTGAGCGTACCGAGGAACTTGCGCGCCTCAACCAGGACCTGAGGGCGAGCTACGAGAAGCTCCAGGAGCTGGATAAGCTCAAGAGCACGTTCGTCAGCGCGGTCTCTCACGACCTGCGGACCCCGCTGACGTCGATCAAAGGCTACGCGGAGTTTCTCGAGGACGAGGTCGGCGGCCCCTTGAGCCCCCATCAGATGGAATTCGTGCTCCAGATCGAGCGTGGTGCCGAGCGGCTGGAGAACCTCGTCGACGACCTGCTCGACTTCGCCCGCATCGAGGCAGGCACCTTCAGCCTGCGCTTGGTGAAAGCCGATCTGGCGAGTGAGATCCGCGAGCTGACCGAGAGCCTGCGGCCGCAGCTCCAGGAGGCGCACCTGGACATCCGGCTCCAGCTCCCGGCGGACCCACTGCTTGTCCGGATGGATCCCGAACGGATCAGCCGCGTGCTCATGAACCTCCTCAACAACGCCATCAAGTTCACTCCCGCCGGCGGTTGGATCCGAGTGCAGGCGTGCGACGAGGGGGAGGCCGTGCGGTGTGAAGTGACGGATAGCGGTCCCGGCATCGCCTTCGACGATCTGCCGAAATTGTTCCAGCGATTCTCCCAGCTGCCGTTCGGGATGCACAAGGGGGGGACGGGCCTCGGCCTCAGCATCTCCAAGTCGATCATCGAGGCGCACGGAGGAACGATCGGGGTGACGAGCGAGCAGGGGGTGGGCAGCACCTTCTGGTTCACGCTCGCCAAGGAGCCCCCGAACGTCAGCCAGGGCGACGGCGCCCCGGGGATTTAA
- a CDS encoding aminotransferase class V-fold PLP-dependent enzyme: protein MIKAAVHALGPGPLTEASLQEHIRPLFSRTLARAEIYLANHSLGRPLDRTAQDVQEALGYWYQDLNGAWDPWIEAITAYRTRIAHLIHAPRPDCVVPKTSAGQGLRAVLNTFDRPIRVVTTRGEFDSLDFILKVYQQHDRVELAYVEPDAEGRFQVDDLLAAIDDRTGLVVVSAVMFTSGQVVTGLDRLVKGAHAHGAKVLVDLYHAVGALPVDVAALDADFAVGGCYKYLRGGTGACYLYVHPRHLDGQLTTLDTGWFAKREPFAYQRPEVPQFGEGGDAFLESTPAILPIYQAKAGLELACELGPSRIRTYSLHQQSILIGALAEHGIEAIGAREDQGAFVVVSHPRAVELAKRLMARGVNTDARHASLRLCPDVVTTTEDLRTAADRLADTIRALA, encoded by the coding sequence ATGATCAAAGCCGCCGTTCACGCTCTCGGCCCAGGCCCCCTGACCGAGGCGTCCCTCCAGGAGCACATCCGGCCGCTCTTCTCCCGCACGCTCGCGCGTGCCGAGATCTACCTGGCCAACCACTCGCTCGGACGCCCCCTGGACCGTACCGCCCAGGACGTACAGGAAGCGCTCGGCTACTGGTATCAGGACCTGAACGGCGCCTGGGATCCCTGGATCGAGGCCATCACGGCTTACCGCACCCGCATCGCCCACCTCATCCACGCGCCCCGGCCGGATTGCGTGGTCCCCAAGACCAGCGCGGGCCAGGGCCTTCGCGCGGTGCTCAACACCTTCGATCGGCCCATCCGGGTCGTGACCACGCGCGGCGAGTTCGACTCCCTCGACTTCATCCTCAAGGTGTACCAGCAGCACGACCGCGTCGAGCTGGCCTACGTGGAGCCCGATGCCGAGGGCAGGTTCCAGGTAGACGACCTGCTGGCTGCGATCGACGACCGCACGGGCTTGGTGGTCGTTTCGGCGGTCATGTTCACCTCTGGCCAGGTCGTCACAGGGCTCGATCGCTTGGTCAAGGGCGCCCATGCCCATGGGGCCAAGGTGCTCGTCGACCTCTACCACGCCGTCGGCGCCCTACCGGTGGACGTGGCCGCGCTCGACGCAGACTTCGCCGTCGGCGGGTGCTACAAGTACCTGCGAGGCGGCACCGGGGCCTGCTACCTGTACGTCCATCCCCGCCACCTGGACGGGCAGCTGACGACCCTGGACACCGGCTGGTTCGCCAAGCGTGAGCCCTTCGCCTACCAGCGGCCCGAAGTGCCCCAGTTCGGCGAGGGGGGCGACGCCTTCCTCGAGTCGACCCCTGCGATCCTGCCGATCTACCAGGCCAAGGCCGGGCTGGAGCTTGCGTGCGAGCTGGGCCCCTCGCGGATTCGGACCTACTCGCTGCACCAGCAGTCGATCCTGATCGGGGCGCTGGCCGAGCACGGCATCGAGGCCATCGGCGCGCGCGAGGACCAGGGCGCCTTCGTGGTCGTCTCGCACCCGCGCGCAGTCGAGCTGGCCAAGCGCCTCATGGCCCGAGGGGTCAACACCGACGCGCGCCACGCGTCGCTCAGGCTCTGCCCGGACGTGGTGACCACGACCGAGGACCTGCGCACCGCTGCCGATCGGCTGGCAGACACCATCCGCGCTCTCGCTTGA
- the kynA gene encoding tryptophan 2,3-dioxygenase has translation MNKRELEKGIELDLRDRMTYTGYLCLDQLLGAQKPLSNPEHHDEMLFIIQHQTSELWMKLILHELQAAIAYIQDDKLDPCFKVLTRVKNIQAQLFDQWGVLATLTPSEYAEFRGVLGNASGFQSPQYRAIEFILGNKNADMVRVFSYAPEWHAQLTRILHAPSLYDEFLRYLGRRGLPVPEDCLERDWSQPYQRNEALIPVFKQIYEDPQNYWDAYEMCEKLVDVEEQFQLWRFRHMRTVMRTIGFKRGTGGSSGVGFLQRALDLSFFPELFDVRTEIGAR, from the coding sequence ATGAATAAGCGAGAGTTGGAAAAAGGCATCGAACTCGATCTTCGCGATCGCATGACCTACACGGGCTACCTCTGCCTGGATCAGTTGCTGGGGGCCCAGAAGCCGCTCAGCAACCCCGAGCACCACGACGAGATGCTCTTCATCATCCAGCACCAGACCTCGGAGCTGTGGATGAAGCTCATCCTTCACGAGTTGCAGGCGGCGATCGCCTACATCCAGGACGACAAGCTCGATCCCTGCTTCAAGGTGCTGACGCGGGTCAAGAACATCCAGGCCCAGCTCTTCGACCAGTGGGGGGTGCTCGCCACCCTCACCCCCAGCGAGTACGCGGAGTTCCGCGGCGTGCTTGGCAACGCCTCTGGCTTCCAGTCGCCGCAGTACCGGGCCATCGAGTTCATCCTGGGCAACAAGAACGCCGACATGGTCCGGGTCTTCAGCTACGCGCCCGAGTGGCATGCCCAGCTGACCCGGATCCTGCACGCGCCGAGCCTCTACGACGAGTTCCTGCGCTATCTCGGCCGCCGCGGCCTGCCCGTGCCCGAGGACTGCCTCGAGCGTGACTGGTCGCAGCCCTACCAGCGCAACGAGGCCTTGATCCCCGTCTTCAAGCAGATCTACGAAGATCCCCAGAACTACTGGGACGCCTACGAGATGTGCGAGAAGCTCGTGGACGTGGAAGAGCAGTTCCAGCTCTGGCGCTTCCGCCACATGCGCACCGTCATGCGCACCATCGGCTTCAAGCGCGGCACCGGCGGCTCGTCGGGCGTGGGCTTCTTGCAGCGCGCCCTCGACCTCAGCTTCTTCCCCGAGCTCTTCGACGTCCGCACGGAGATCGGCGCCCGATGA
- a CDS encoding histidinol-phosphate transaminase: MNPHPITRAQLVPRNIEQLVPYKAGKPIEEVQREYGLERVYKLASNENPLGSSPLAIEAIRESLSHLHLYPDAAGFSLRTALAEKYKVTPENVILGAGSEGIMATIVRTFLHGNEEVLTSEGTFIGFMVLAKAQGVPIVTTPLKDYAYDLDAMLAAITPWTKLIYLANPNNPTGTIFTREAFERFLAAVPPHIIIILDEAYYEYVGDRYDYPDSMLYRADNVITLRTFSKAYGLAGIRIGYGLGHESLISQLSKVKLPFEAGAPAQAAGVAALGDTEFLARTLENNRKGLAMLREGFDRLGVKHVPSDTNFIMLDLGTEAEVMRIYETLLTRGIIVRPLKGFGLPHCLRVSVGLPEENEAFLKAFAEVLG, translated from the coding sequence ATGAACCCTCATCCCATCACCCGCGCCCAGCTCGTTCCCCGGAACATCGAGCAGCTCGTGCCTTACAAGGCCGGTAAGCCGATCGAAGAGGTGCAGCGTGAGTACGGCCTCGAGCGGGTCTACAAGCTCGCCTCGAACGAGAACCCTCTCGGCTCCTCGCCCCTGGCCATCGAAGCCATCCGCGAGAGCCTCTCGCACCTGCACCTCTACCCGGACGCGGCGGGCTTCAGCCTGCGCACGGCCCTGGCCGAGAAGTACAAGGTGACCCCCGAGAACGTAATCCTGGGCGCCGGCTCGGAAGGCATCATGGCGACCATCGTGCGGACCTTCCTGCACGGCAACGAGGAGGTCCTGACCTCCGAGGGGACGTTCATCGGCTTCATGGTGCTCGCCAAGGCGCAGGGCGTGCCCATCGTGACGACCCCGCTCAAGGACTACGCCTACGACCTGGATGCCATGCTCGCGGCCATCACGCCGTGGACCAAGCTGATCTACCTGGCCAACCCCAACAACCCGACGGGCACCATCTTCACCCGCGAGGCCTTCGAGCGCTTCCTGGCGGCGGTGCCGCCCCACATCATCATCATCCTGGACGAGGCGTACTACGAGTACGTGGGCGATCGCTACGACTACCCCGACTCGATGCTCTACCGCGCGGACAACGTCATCACCCTGCGCACCTTCTCGAAGGCCTACGGCCTCGCGGGCATCCGCATCGGCTACGGCCTCGGCCACGAGAGCCTCATCTCGCAGCTCTCGAAGGTCAAGCTGCCCTTCGAGGCGGGTGCTCCCGCCCAGGCGGCAGGTGTTGCGGCGCTCGGCGACACGGAGTTCCTCGCCCGGACCCTCGAGAACAATCGCAAGGGTCTCGCCATGCTGCGTGAGGGCTTCGATCGCCTGGGCGTGAAGCACGTCCCGAGCGACACCAACTTCATCATGCTCGATCTCGGCACCGAGGCCGAGGTGATGCGGATCTACGAGACGCTGTTGACCCGTGGCATCATCGTGCGGCCCTTGAAGGGCTTCGGCCTGCCCCACTGCCTCCGGGTGAGCGTGGGCTTGCCCGAAGAGAACGAAGCCTTCCTGAAGGCCTTCGCCGAGGTCCTGGGATAG
- a CDS encoding cyclodeaminase/cyclohydrolase family protein, which translates to MEHLENLPSYRYPVEDLLKELAEVPPPGACGAASWLCAIAAALVAKVARMTIGREGFEPVEEEMRRILSRATTLGDQSEELIDQDPTVMNRVASAASLPQHSPEEQEIRHSLVQNALKSAAQVPMLIAQNGQEIFNLAEAVFRYGVPTGATEAILAVRTAVAAIDGALLAGLAKAAKIEDAAFTAELREKAIAIRSQVKATETALMDRAMTRHLLTSEGLGASNA; encoded by the coding sequence TTGGAACATCTGGAGAACCTGCCCTCATATCGCTACCCGGTCGAGGACCTGCTCAAGGAGCTCGCCGAGGTACCGCCCCCCGGCGCCTGTGGCGCTGCCTCGTGGCTTTGTGCCATCGCGGCGGCCCTGGTCGCCAAGGTGGCGCGCATGACCATCGGGCGCGAGGGGTTCGAACCGGTCGAAGAGGAGATGCGCCGCATCCTGTCGCGCGCAACCACCCTCGGCGACCAGAGCGAAGAGCTCATCGACCAGGATCCCACCGTGATGAACCGCGTGGCCTCGGCTGCGTCCTTGCCGCAGCACTCTCCCGAGGAGCAGGAGATCCGGCACAGCCTGGTCCAGAATGCGCTCAAGAGCGCGGCCCAGGTGCCCATGCTGATCGCTCAGAACGGCCAGGAGATCTTCAACCTGGCCGAGGCGGTCTTCCGCTACGGGGTGCCCACGGGCGCCACCGAGGCCATCCTCGCGGTCCGTACCGCCGTGGCCGCCATCGACGGGGCCCTGCTCGCGGGCCTCGCCAAGGCCGCCAAGATCGAGGATGCGGCCTTCACCGCCGAGCTGCGCGAGAAGGCGATCGCCATCCGATCCCAGGTCAAGGCCACCGAAACCGCCCTCATGGACCGCGCCATGACCAGGCACCTCCTGACCAGCGAGGGTCTCGGCGCCTCCAACGCCTAG
- a CDS encoding bifunctional nuclease family protein: MVEMTLSGVILEPKSKSPIVVLKDDDEQRALLIWVGEPEANAILLAHEGIKTQRPLTHDLFRNTLQAFAATIKQVRITEVRNNTYFAEIELQMNGTTEVIDARPSDAIAMALRFGAPIFVDEKVMTDSAVPINQEREEEDEAEQFKKFLENVKPSDFGKFGGPS, translated from the coding sequence ATGGTGGAAATGACGCTCTCGGGGGTCATCCTCGAACCGAAATCCAAGTCTCCCATCGTGGTGCTCAAGGACGACGACGAGCAACGGGCCCTGCTCATCTGGGTGGGCGAGCCCGAGGCCAACGCCATCCTGCTCGCGCACGAGGGCATCAAGACCCAGCGCCCGCTGACGCACGACCTCTTCCGCAACACCCTGCAGGCCTTCGCCGCCACGATCAAGCAGGTGCGCATCACCGAGGTGCGCAACAACACCTACTTCGCCGAGATCGAGCTGCAGATGAACGGAACCACCGAGGTGATCGACGCGCGGCCGAGCGATGCGATCGCCATGGCCCTGCGCTTCGGCGCGCCCATCTTCGTAGACGAGAAGGTCATGACCGACAGCGCGGTCCCGATCAACCAGGAGCGCGAAGAGGAGGATGAGGCCGAGCAGTTCAAGAAGTTCCTAGAGAACGTGAAGCCCAGCGATTTCGGGAAGTTCGGCGGCCCGTCTTAA
- the larC gene encoding nickel pincer cofactor biosynthesis protein LarC — MRTAYFDCFQGANETMLLGALLDAGADPERLREDLAGLSDACSLSVTRDRDRGVAATRVTLKVKDDAIKREMREVAGIILKSNLATSVQERALRVFHRLALAHGRMLDQAPERVILHEAGSMTAIATVVAFILSLDQLSLTQLSCSALPLGSGTVKTPQGLMPVPAPVVVELLAGIPICDNGETGEQLTALAAAMLSTLCRDFGKMPAMRLASQGWGVGVGRQAPMCRVLTSAAEPVEAEQRETVGVVETNIDDANPQFHEYVVDRLFEAGALDVFLTPIVMKRGRSGIKLTALIAPEKQEAITDIIFAETPSIGVRTYQAERRMLDREIMSIKTDFGPIRVKVARQMGAITNLMPEYKDCVSAAKKQGVPLKTVWQATLSQALQQTGRAG; from the coding sequence ATGCGAACGGCCTATTTCGACTGCTTTCAAGGCGCCAACGAGACCATGCTGCTCGGCGCACTGCTCGACGCCGGGGCCGACCCCGAGCGGCTGCGCGAGGATCTCGCGGGCCTCTCCGACGCTTGCTCGCTTTCCGTGACCCGCGATCGCGATCGCGGCGTCGCCGCCACCCGGGTGACCCTCAAGGTCAAGGACGACGCCATCAAGCGCGAGATGCGCGAGGTCGCGGGCATCATCCTCAAGAGCAACCTGGCCACGAGCGTCCAGGAGCGCGCGCTGCGCGTGTTCCACCGCCTCGCGCTCGCGCACGGCCGCATGCTGGACCAGGCCCCCGAGCGGGTCATCCTGCACGAGGCGGGCAGCATGACGGCGATCGCGACCGTCGTCGCCTTCATCCTCTCGCTCGACCAGTTGAGCCTCACCCAGCTCTCGTGCTCCGCCTTGCCCCTGGGCAGCGGCACGGTCAAGACTCCTCAGGGCCTGATGCCCGTTCCCGCGCCGGTCGTGGTCGAGCTGCTCGCGGGCATCCCCATCTGCGACAACGGGGAAACCGGCGAGCAACTGACCGCGCTCGCCGCTGCCATGCTCAGCACCCTCTGCCGGGACTTCGGGAAGATGCCCGCCATGCGGCTCGCGAGCCAGGGCTGGGGCGTCGGCGTCGGGCGGCAGGCCCCCATGTGCCGGGTGCTCACCAGCGCCGCCGAGCCGGTCGAAGCCGAGCAGCGCGAGACCGTCGGCGTGGTCGAGACGAACATCGACGACGCCAACCCCCAGTTCCACGAATACGTGGTGGATCGGCTCTTCGAGGCCGGGGCGCTGGACGTCTTCCTGACCCCCATCGTGATGAAGCGAGGTCGCTCGGGCATCAAGCTCACGGCCCTGATCGCCCCCGAGAAGCAGGAAGCCATCACCGACATCATCTTCGCCGAGACCCCGAGCATCGGGGTGCGGACCTACCAGGCCGAGCGCCGGATGCTCGATCGCGAGATCATGTCCATCAAGACGGACTTCGGCCCCATCCGCGTGAAGGTGGCCCGCCAGATGGGCGCGATCACCAACCTCATGCCCGAGTACAAGGACTGCGTCTCGGCCGCCAAGAAACAAGGCGTGCCGCTCAAGACCGTCTGGCAGGCGACGCTGTCGCAGGCCCTTCAGCAGACGGGGCGCGCGGGATAG
- a CDS encoding cupredoxin domain-containing protein has translation MKRLSVVATFILLASATGCAQQTPGATPAVSRPDGTSAASVISYYRTQQGVAREVVVRNLQFLPATIEVPVGTTVTWNNQDTVPHNVTHPLPGQSATMGASAGSLPVGGSYSITFNSPGVFEYYCSIHPSMRGTVRVVR, from the coding sequence ATGAAAAGGCTCTCGGTCGTTGCGACGTTCATCTTGCTCGCAAGCGCCACCGGCTGCGCGCAGCAGACCCCTGGCGCTACTCCGGCCGTTTCACGTCCCGACGGGACCTCGGCTGCGAGCGTCATCTCCTATTACCGGACGCAACAAGGCGTCGCGAGAGAAGTCGTCGTCCGCAACTTGCAGTTCTTGCCGGCGACCATCGAGGTGCCGGTGGGCACTACGGTGACTTGGAACAATCAAGACACCGTGCCTCACAACGTCACGCACCCCCTGCCCGGGCAGAGCGCGACCATGGGAGCCTCTGCAGGCTCCCTGCCGGTCGGCGGCAGCTACTCGATCACCTTCAACTCACCCGGCGTGTTCGAGTACTACTGCAGCATCCACCCCTCCATGCGGGGCACGGTGCGCGTGGTGCGATGA